taaaatactatCATGCAGAGGCTGATCCTACGGCAGAACAGAAAAATGTGCTGCTACTTTTGGGTAAAcgattatatttcctttttttcttctaattacagctattacattttttttctatgtaaatttaatatcaaattaaataattgaattttttaacaacTTTTCAAAAGAATATCTTGCTATGCATaagagttatttttttttatttatatatatatatatgaatatattttatctctttaaatattataatataatacacttctgtaattatacaatatatataagtattttcaCCATATGCTCTTATAATAACATACGAGATATTCATAGTcctatatcattatatatctgTTTAAAACAATGCTTATATCGTTTAGTTgctttattatcttatttaaaaattaatctgattcgaaatgaatataaaatatatatatatatatttaatatatgtatttttatttttttatttttttactttcagcTGATGATGCTGGCTTTGAAATGAGATCgtacttaaataaaatttgtcaatCACCCAATTTAGATTCTTTAGCAAAAGAAAGTTTGCTGTTTAATAATGCATATACTTCAGTCAGCAGCTGTTCTCCTAGGTAAAATGTTTATtcaacataaaaaatattcctttttttattcaatgaaatgttatatcttttttagtCGTGCTGCGTTATTAACTGGGTTACCAAGTCATGAAAATGGAATGTATGGACTACATCATGGGGTCCatcattttaattcatttaataatattcaaagtttaccaaaaatattacaaaaaaataatattagaacaggtatataaataacaaaagcaaaaagatTGCAATATTCTAATACAACttgtaaatcattttttttgtataggTATAATTGGTAAAAAACATGTAGGCCCAGGAAATGTATATCCATTTGATTTTTCACATACAGAAGAGAATAATGATATACTACAAGTAGGacgaaatattacaaaaattaaactaTTAGTTCGGGAGTTTCTTTCACAAAATAAAACACAGTATGTTTTcagttaaaataaattattataaagggAGTATCATGttactaaataataaaataatactttatagaccatttttcttatatattgcTTTTCATGATCCACATCGATGTGGTCATACACACCCACAATATGGTAATTTCTGTGAAAAGTTTGGTAATGGAGATGTTGGAATGGGTACAATTCCTGATTGGCATCCAATATATTATCAGTGGGATCAGGTAAAAGTACCATATTTTGTTCAAGATACTGAAGCTGCTAGAAGAGATATTGCTGCACAATACACAACAATTTCTCGTTTAGATCAAGGTAACGAATgatgatttttttatgaaaatatttataaattaattaaataaatttaagtataatatagaatttatttttctttataaaatttcttatactaatatttttatgtttttataggTGTAGGTTTGGTTTTAGATGAGCTTAAAAATGCAGGTTTTAAAGATAATACTTTAATACTTTATACATCTGATAATGGAATTCCATTTCCTAACGGTCGGACTAATCTATATGATTCtggtatattcaataaatagtacaatataaatacagataatgtatcaattaaaaaattcattttattcatttttccatCTGATATAAGGTATGGCAGAACCTATGATGATTTCATCACCAATCcataaagaacgaagaaatcaAGTAACATATGCTATGACATCCCTACTGGATGTAGTACCTACTTTGTTAGATTggtataatatatcttatgaaaatgaagcactgaataaaaatgaagttttTCTACCAAATCTTACAGGCAGATCTCTTCTTCCACTCCTTACTAAAGGTAAATATAAaaggtatatattatataagtttt
This window of the Vespula vulgaris chromosome 1, iyVesVulg1.1, whole genome shotgun sequence genome carries:
- the LOC127070250 gene encoding N-sulphoglucosamine sulphohydrolase isoform X1; translated protein: MSRRIFIDTLFCILFINILKYYHAEADPTAEQKNVLLLLADDAGFEMRSYLNKICQSPNLDSLAKESLLFNNAYTSVSSCSPSRAALLTGLPSHENGMYGLHHGVHHFNSFNNIQSLPKILQKNNIRTGIIGKKHVGPGNVYPFDFSHTEENNDILQVGRNITKIKLLVREFLSQNKTQPFFLYIAFHDPHRCGHTHPQYGNFCEKFGNGDVGMGTIPDWHPIYYQWDQVKVPYFVQDTEAARRDIAAQYTTISRLDQGVGLVLDELKNAGFKDNTLILYTSDNGIPFPNGRTNLYDSGMAEPMMISSPIHKERRNQVTYAMTSLLDVVPTLLDWYNISYENEALNKNEVFLPNLTGRSLLPLLTKEPQEERSIFASQTHHEVTMYYPMRVIRTKRYKLIHNLNYKMPFPIDQDLYVSPTFEDLLNRTYNKQPLPWYKTLKSYYQRPEWELYNLKYDPEERNNIFSKPSMKNIVIDLQKQLFNWQKVTNDPWLCVPHGVLQNTGNHVNNPQCMPLYNID
- the LOC127070250 gene encoding N-sulphoglucosamine sulphohydrolase isoform X2, translated to MRSYLNKICQSPNLDSLAKESLLFNNAYTSVSSCSPSRAALLTGLPSHENGMYGLHHGVHHFNSFNNIQSLPKILQKNNIRTGIIGKKHVGPGNVYPFDFSHTEENNDILQVGRNITKIKLLVREFLSQNKTQPFFLYIAFHDPHRCGHTHPQYGNFCEKFGNGDVGMGTIPDWHPIYYQWDQVKVPYFVQDTEAARRDIAAQYTTISRLDQGVGLVLDELKNAGFKDNTLILYTSDNGIPFPNGRTNLYDSGMAEPMMISSPIHKERRNQVTYAMTSLLDVVPTLLDWYNISYENEALNKNEVFLPNLTGRSLLPLLTKEPQEERSIFASQTHHEVTMYYPMRVIRTKRYKLIHNLNYKMPFPIDQDLYVSPTFEDLLNRTYNKQPLPWYKTLKSYYQRPEWELYNLKYDPEERNNIFSKPSMKNIVIDLQKQLFNWQKVTNDPWLCVPHGVLQNTGNHVNNPQCMPLYNID